The following proteins come from a genomic window of Yinghuangia sp. ASG 101:
- a CDS encoding DUF6891 domain-containing protein — MARTHHDDAIDRSFDELNDRGIVALQNAGDTMSDGWTDVYEVASTRSAPARGAVFYHGQDLDADVAGEGLRLAFGAFEDDLAKRDDPGAEIARDVRDVLTSHGVRVKWDGAVSSRIEIPPFAWRKRRWTAAPQPRSAGSVCPR, encoded by the coding sequence TTGGCGCGAACCCATCACGACGACGCCATCGACCGATCTTTCGACGAGCTGAATGATCGCGGCATCGTCGCACTCCAGAACGCGGGTGACACCATGTCCGATGGCTGGACCGATGTGTACGAAGTGGCGTCGACCCGCTCGGCTCCCGCACGCGGCGCGGTCTTTTACCATGGCCAAGACCTTGACGCCGACGTAGCGGGCGAAGGCCTGAGGCTGGCCTTCGGCGCGTTCGAAGACGATCTGGCGAAGCGCGACGACCCCGGCGCGGAAATCGCCCGAGATGTGCGCGACGTCCTGACCTCTCATGGTGTCCGTGTGAAGTGGGACGGCGCCGTGTCCAGCCGCATCGAGATCCCTCCCTTCGCCTGGCGCAAACGCCGCTGGACCGCGGCTCCCCAGCCTCGGTCGGCTGGTTCGGTGTGTCCGCGTTGA
- a CDS encoding helix-turn-helix transcriptional regulator has protein sequence MDPLSDMLGGIRAEGAWVTQTVLEPPWAIRFTDGAPLTMLTVIRGGGLVILADGTELTVRAGDTALVQGPAPFHLADSVGTMNHPHRTYEIACLDTDTGPARTAGPGTSDPTTVMAGGYRATRTRQERLLRTLPPALVLHENHPDNVLWLGLARNALTRRHLPGGTALIDRVLDTGLACTLGCWFEQAGADAPGWYRGAMDPVAGPALEAIHGHPGAPWSVGSLAAEANVSRAHFAKRFTEVMGRPPLSYLTDWRMHIAEELLSDPDHSVADVAEAVGYRDPFAFSTAFKRLRGKTPGQFRRPAPRPRAGTNQRTRTDR, from the coding sequence ATGGACCCCTTGAGCGACATGCTCGGCGGCATTCGAGCCGAGGGCGCGTGGGTCACCCAGACCGTGCTGGAGCCGCCGTGGGCGATCCGCTTCACCGACGGCGCACCGCTGACCATGCTGACGGTGATCCGCGGAGGCGGACTGGTGATCCTGGCCGACGGCACCGAACTCACGGTACGTGCGGGCGACACCGCGCTGGTGCAAGGCCCGGCGCCCTTCCACCTGGCCGACAGCGTCGGCACGATGAACCACCCGCACAGGACCTACGAGATCGCCTGCCTCGATACCGACACCGGTCCCGCCCGGACCGCAGGCCCCGGCACCAGCGACCCCACCACGGTGATGGCGGGCGGCTACCGTGCCACCCGCACCCGCCAGGAGCGGCTGCTGCGCACCCTGCCCCCCGCGCTGGTGCTGCACGAGAACCATCCCGACAACGTCCTGTGGCTCGGCCTGGCCCGGAACGCGCTCACCCGACGACACCTGCCCGGCGGAACCGCCCTGATCGACCGCGTCCTGGACACCGGACTGGCCTGCACCCTGGGCTGCTGGTTCGAACAGGCGGGCGCCGACGCCCCGGGCTGGTACCGGGGAGCCATGGACCCCGTCGCGGGCCCCGCCCTCGAAGCCATCCACGGGCACCCCGGAGCGCCATGGTCGGTGGGCTCGCTGGCAGCCGAGGCGAACGTCTCGCGGGCGCACTTCGCCAAGCGCTTCACCGAGGTCATGGGCCGGCCACCGCTGAGCTACCTGACCGACTGGCGCATGCACATCGCCGAGGAACTGCTCTCCGACCCCGATCACAGCGTGGCGGACGTCGCCGAGGCGGTCGGCTACCGCGACCCGTTCGCGTTCAGCACCGCGTTCAAGCGCCTGCGCGGCAAGACCCCAGGACAGTTCCGCCGCCCGGCACCTCGCCCGCGCGCGGGCACGAACCAACGAACCAGGACGGACCGTTGA
- a CDS encoding putative immunity protein: MTSGAGDFELTTDELRVVVRYVAESAQEVLPVFEERVPGDPRPRAAIDAAWEFVNGARRTKLQRVAALDAHRAAKAAPTEAARLAARAAGDAAAAAYLHPIPMATQVGHILRGAACAARVVELCAGDDPNVGDELLDQAGQRASPVLIDVLNRYPLVPTGKSRVAHLMSSLDASLRASR; the protein is encoded by the coding sequence ATGACATCCGGTGCCGGCGACTTCGAGCTGACCACGGACGAGCTGCGCGTCGTGGTGCGCTACGTGGCGGAGAGCGCTCAGGAAGTCCTTCCTGTGTTCGAGGAGAGAGTTCCCGGTGATCCTCGGCCTCGCGCAGCCATTGATGCTGCCTGGGAGTTCGTCAACGGGGCGAGAAGGACCAAACTGCAGCGCGTTGCCGCCTTGGACGCACACCGCGCAGCAAAAGCAGCACCCACCGAAGCCGCACGTCTTGCCGCGCGCGCCGCTGGAGACGCCGCAGCCGCCGCGTATCTGCACCCCATCCCGATGGCTACCCAGGTTGGTCACATCCTGCGCGGGGCCGCGTGCGCAGCGCGCGTGGTGGAGTTGTGTGCAGGCGACGATCCCAACGTCGGAGACGAGCTACTCGATCAGGCGGGGCAGCGCGCCTCGCCGGTCCTCATCGACGTTCTCAACCGGTATCCGCTCGTACCAACAGGCAAGAGCCGCGTTGCCCACCTCATGAGCAGTTTGGACGCTTCCCTGCGCGCATCGCGGTGA
- a CDS encoding NAD(P)H oxidoreductase, which yields MNHEAATENDRSQRARTALIVVAHHRSDSLTAAVADRCAVRLRAAGYRVDLLNLHAEGFDPRNRPADEPDYGDPDKTYSAEVHAHIGRVHAADIVIPVFPVWWFGLPALLKGWFDRVWNHGLAYGRTDSLMAGKRMLWLGLAGITAQDKNADLVFGLLDGPLLRGISEYCGIPDTEVAVMFDSEGSGLTGDAREQHYRRLFAEADAAVDKAITKKPGSQTRKRDLPHGSGEEASPPRRLDAADA from the coding sequence ATGAACCACGAGGCCGCCACCGAGAACGACCGTTCCCAGCGCGCACGCACCGCCTTGATCGTTGTCGCCCACCACCGTTCCGACTCCCTGACCGCCGCCGTCGCCGACCGCTGCGCGGTCCGGCTGCGGGCCGCGGGATACCGCGTCGACCTGCTCAATCTGCACGCCGAGGGCTTCGACCCCCGCAACCGCCCGGCGGACGAGCCCGATTACGGCGATCCCGACAAGACCTACTCCGCCGAAGTGCACGCCCACATAGGCCGCGTGCACGCCGCCGACATCGTCATTCCGGTCTTCCCCGTGTGGTGGTTCGGGCTCCCGGCACTCCTGAAGGGCTGGTTCGACCGGGTGTGGAACCACGGTCTCGCGTACGGGCGCACCGACTCCCTGATGGCGGGCAAGCGGATGCTGTGGCTGGGCCTGGCCGGGATCACCGCACAGGACAAGAACGCGGATCTGGTGTTCGGGCTGCTCGACGGCCCGCTGCTCCGGGGGATCTCGGAATACTGCGGCATTCCCGACACCGAGGTGGCGGTGATGTTCGACAGCGAGGGCAGCGGCCTGACCGGCGACGCCCGCGAACAGCACTACCGCCGCCTCTTCGCCGAGGCGGATGCGGCGGTCGACAAGGCCATCACCAAGAAGCCGGGTTCGCAGACTCGGAAGCGCGACCTGCCGCATGGCAGCGGCGAGGAAGCAAGCCCTCCGCGCCGGCTGGACGCGGCGGACGCATAA
- a CDS encoding SIR2 family NAD-dependent protein deacylase: MTDAVVAQHKPRLAVLTGAGVSARSGLPVYRGGNGLWDRNPDISKLITASRWHGRAQQAWDHWNELRQASSLAQPNPAHEALVAAEAYFDVHIATQNVDGLHGRAGSGNVTELHGNVFHTRCSARACHARHGAWFDDSLHEDIPTCPRCGRIARLDVVLFGEHLLARRMRASIDAARKADVWIAVGTSGTVFPAAGLIDRCRPGTLRVLVNAQPWPDNTATFDREVLGDASTVLRDVLGELHDAVRNRKPSHLAGSASRAAPESGG, encoded by the coding sequence ATGACCGATGCGGTGGTCGCTCAGCACAAGCCGCGGCTCGCGGTGCTCACGGGGGCCGGTGTCTCCGCCCGGTCAGGGCTGCCCGTCTACCGGGGCGGCAACGGCCTGTGGGACCGGAACCCGGACATCTCAAAGCTCATCACAGCCTCCCGCTGGCACGGGAGAGCTCAACAGGCCTGGGACCACTGGAACGAACTGAGGCAGGCATCATCCCTCGCCCAACCCAATCCGGCACACGAAGCGTTGGTTGCCGCCGAAGCCTACTTCGACGTACACATCGCCACGCAGAACGTCGACGGACTCCACGGCAGGGCGGGATCCGGGAACGTCACCGAACTCCACGGCAACGTCTTCCACACTCGCTGCTCTGCGAGGGCATGCCATGCCCGTCATGGAGCCTGGTTCGATGACAGCCTCCACGAGGACATACCCACCTGCCCGCGCTGCGGGCGTATCGCCCGCCTTGACGTTGTCCTGTTCGGAGAACATCTTCTGGCCAGGCGAATGCGCGCCTCGATCGACGCTGCCCGCAAGGCCGACGTATGGATCGCCGTCGGTACCTCCGGAACGGTGTTCCCCGCTGCCGGGCTCATCGACCGCTGTCGTCCTGGCACGCTCCGAGTACTCGTCAACGCCCAGCCGTGGCCCGACAACACCGCGACGTTCGATCGGGAAGTACTCGGCGATGCCTCCACTGTTCTGCGCGATGTGCTCGGTGAGCTCCACGACGCCGTCAGGAACCGGAAACCATCTCATTTGGCTGGATCGGCGTCACGGGCAGCGCCGGAGTCTGGTGGCTGA
- a CDS encoding nucleotidyltransferase domain-containing protein, which yields MTYGHTPLNRWEPASLAEVADRFGDLKTPWWVAGGFAIELAVGRRTRDHGDIDVLLLRRDQLAVQHALPDWKWWAADPPGSLRPWASGEVLPESVHDVWCQPQPGSPWRIQILLDEAQGEEWVSRRDPRVRRPIGALGLMSADGIPYLAPEVQLFYKAKEPRPKDQADLDAALPTLADDQRHWLIHAITQAYGRHPWADRLLL from the coding sequence ATGACCTACGGGCACACCCCCTTGAACAGATGGGAACCCGCGTCCCTTGCCGAAGTCGCCGACCGGTTCGGCGACCTGAAGACCCCCTGGTGGGTGGCGGGTGGATTCGCCATTGAACTCGCGGTGGGCCGCCGGACCCGAGATCACGGCGACATTGACGTTCTGCTACTGCGGCGCGACCAGCTCGCTGTTCAACACGCTCTGCCGGACTGGAAGTGGTGGGCCGCCGATCCACCGGGGAGCCTGCGCCCGTGGGCATCAGGCGAGGTTCTCCCTGAGAGCGTTCATGATGTCTGGTGCCAGCCACAGCCAGGCAGCCCCTGGCGCATCCAGATCCTGCTCGACGAAGCCCAGGGCGAGGAGTGGGTGTCGCGCCGTGATCCCCGAGTACGTCGTCCGATCGGCGCGCTCGGCCTGATGTCCGCCGACGGTATCCCTTACCTCGCGCCGGAGGTGCAGCTCTTCTACAAAGCCAAGGAGCCGCGTCCCAAGGACCAAGCGGACCTCGACGCAGCCCTGCCCACGCTCGCCGACGATCAGCGACACTGGCTCATCCACGCCATTACCCAGGCTTACGGACGGCATCCGTGGGCCGACCGGCTGCTGCTGTGA
- a CDS encoding VWA domain-containing protein produces the protein MSIRSRHSRAAVLVLPALLLGGLLPSAPAASAAPGTPAVPEVGSPPKINLVLDLSGSMKADDAGGQTRLAAAKQAVGRIIDTAPQDAPLGVRVYGASYPGEDTAQGCADTGQLFPVGAMDAAARASASQKVAALDAVGFTPIGVALRAAAQDLGTDGPRRIVLISDGEDTCAPPPPCDVAKELKAAGIDLAIDAVGFKTTGAARDQLKCIAQATGGSYADADNAEALTANLGTLFRRAWTTYQATGTPVSGSVNGCSDAPLITPGQYLDGFTGGRDLYYKVKKRPDQQLQVSATAIAEKGYPRGSGITVQAGTIGDGSPDDWLRQYEQTPGWTNNISAGARSKPGEAGKAPAPDDIGCIMIENKITNAGNPPLPVELLVGIADDSTAKAGETVPQPRTGPDAVGGFSFNSATPIAPGAYRQSIAVGEAPFWRVDLKAGQQLTVTAGVEIPADFPNGTATGWTVNVYNATRELTKCNAVDSRVTKLFTRQTGRFEWVCGPWQVAKPEDAGGLDPKGYAVPGTYYIQLQVAEPSDQAKGVIVPIDLAVDITGAPRPGNDPVFAFDGNAGSGAPGNTSDASGVATGGQATGGNGAGQTENGTDLPGESASSKDDKSTASQLALPLGIVAAVALLGGVGYYGLRRR, from the coding sequence ATGTCCATCCGATCACGCCATTCACGAGCCGCGGTGCTCGTGCTGCCGGCGTTGCTGCTCGGCGGCCTGCTGCCTTCCGCACCGGCCGCCTCCGCCGCGCCAGGTACTCCCGCCGTACCCGAAGTCGGCTCGCCTCCCAAGATCAACCTCGTCCTCGACCTGTCCGGCTCGATGAAGGCCGATGACGCGGGCGGGCAGACCCGTCTGGCCGCTGCCAAACAGGCCGTCGGCCGTATCATCGACACCGCGCCTCAGGACGCCCCTCTCGGCGTGCGGGTGTACGGCGCGAGCTACCCGGGCGAGGACACAGCACAAGGCTGCGCCGACACCGGTCAACTGTTCCCCGTCGGAGCGATGGACGCGGCTGCCCGGGCATCGGCGAGCCAGAAGGTCGCGGCCCTCGACGCGGTCGGCTTCACCCCGATCGGTGTCGCGTTGCGCGCCGCCGCCCAGGACCTCGGCACCGACGGCCCGCGGCGCATCGTCCTGATCTCGGACGGCGAGGACACCTGCGCACCGCCGCCACCGTGCGACGTCGCCAAGGAACTCAAGGCCGCCGGAATCGACCTCGCCATCGACGCCGTCGGCTTCAAGACCACCGGCGCCGCCCGCGACCAACTCAAATGCATCGCCCAGGCCACCGGCGGCTCCTACGCCGACGCCGACAACGCCGAGGCCCTCACGGCCAACCTCGGCACCCTCTTCCGCAGGGCCTGGACGACCTACCAGGCCACCGGGACACCCGTCAGCGGCTCGGTCAACGGGTGTTCGGACGCCCCGCTGATCACGCCCGGGCAGTACCTCGACGGCTTCACCGGCGGACGCGACCTCTACTACAAGGTCAAAAAGCGCCCCGACCAGCAACTCCAGGTCAGCGCGACCGCGATCGCCGAGAAGGGCTACCCGCGCGGCTCCGGCATCACCGTCCAGGCCGGCACGATCGGCGACGGATCTCCCGACGACTGGCTGCGCCAGTACGAGCAGACGCCGGGCTGGACGAACAACATCTCCGCGGGAGCGCGCAGCAAGCCCGGCGAGGCCGGAAAGGCGCCCGCGCCGGACGACATCGGCTGCATCATGATCGAGAACAAGATCACCAACGCGGGCAATCCGCCCCTGCCCGTCGAACTGCTGGTCGGAATCGCCGACGACTCGACCGCGAAGGCCGGCGAGACCGTGCCGCAGCCGCGCACCGGTCCGGACGCCGTCGGCGGGTTCTCGTTCAACAGCGCCACACCCATCGCACCGGGCGCCTACCGGCAGTCGATCGCGGTCGGCGAAGCACCGTTCTGGCGCGTGGACCTGAAGGCCGGTCAGCAACTGACTGTCACGGCGGGCGTCGAGATCCCGGCGGACTTCCCCAACGGCACAGCCACCGGATGGACCGTCAACGTCTACAACGCGACGCGTGAACTGACCAAGTGCAACGCCGTCGACTCCAGGGTGACCAAGCTGTTCACGCGACAGACCGGCCGTTTCGAATGGGTCTGCGGCCCGTGGCAGGTCGCCAAACCCGAGGACGCGGGCGGCCTCGACCCCAAAGGCTACGCGGTGCCCGGCACCTACTACATCCAGCTCCAGGTCGCCGAACCATCGGACCAAGCCAAAGGCGTGATCGTGCCGATCGACCTCGCCGTCGACATCACCGGCGCCCCCCGGCCGGGCAACGACCCGGTGTTCGCCTTCGACGGCAATGCGGGCAGCGGCGCCCCCGGGAACACGTCCGATGCGTCCGGCGTCGCGACCGGCGGCCAGGCCACCGGCGGCAACGGCGCCGGGCAGACCGAGAACGGCACCGACCTGCCAGGCGAGTCGGCCTCGTCGAAGGACGACAAGTCAACCGCGAGCCAACTCGCGCTTCCGCTGGGCATCGTCGCCGCCGTAGCGCTTCTGGGCGGGGTCGGCTACTACGGCCTCCGCCGCCGCTGA
- a CDS encoding NAD(P)/FAD-dependent oxidoreductase: protein MVGNNDVVVIGGGYAGVMAANRLTQRDDVTVTLVNPRPSFVQRLRLHQLVGGSHDAVADYGEVLGKRVRLVVDTVERIDAAERRVALAGGGAVGYDYLVYSVGSDAARPAVPGAAEFAYPIATLEAARRLRSVLDDAPSPVAVTVVGAGSTGIETAAELAESGREVTLVCGGALGPYLHPRGRRSVVRQLAKLGVRVLDGPDTTVTSVTRDVVRLADGLEVPSGVTVWTAGFGVPDLAVRSGLTTDAMGRLITDETLTSVDDVRIVAAGDAAAPSDLPLRMSCQTARPLGAHAADTVLARIAGTPPHVLNVGLFGQCIALGRHAATAQLASRDDTANRFLIDGRLGAMIKEQACRATLQELAREGRKPGAFTWWFKDPNRQESLRDGHVEGTSAERPRTAGS, encoded by the coding sequence ATGGTCGGGAACAACGATGTGGTGGTGATCGGCGGAGGATACGCGGGCGTTATGGCCGCGAACCGGCTGACACAGCGCGATGACGTGACGGTGACGCTGGTCAATCCGCGTCCGAGCTTCGTCCAGCGGCTGCGATTGCACCAACTGGTCGGCGGATCCCACGACGCGGTCGCCGACTACGGGGAGGTCCTGGGCAAGCGCGTCCGGCTGGTGGTCGACACGGTGGAGCGCATCGACGCGGCCGAGCGTCGGGTGGCGCTGGCGGGCGGTGGCGCCGTCGGCTACGACTATCTCGTCTACTCGGTCGGCAGCGACGCCGCGCGGCCAGCCGTGCCCGGGGCGGCAGAGTTCGCCTACCCGATCGCCACGCTGGAAGCGGCGCGGCGGCTGCGGTCGGTTCTCGACGACGCGCCCTCGCCGGTCGCGGTGACGGTGGTCGGGGCAGGCTCGACCGGTATCGAGACGGCGGCCGAACTGGCGGAGTCGGGCCGCGAAGTGACCCTGGTGTGCGGTGGGGCGCTCGGTCCGTACCTGCATCCGCGGGGGCGGCGCTCGGTCGTCAGGCAGTTGGCGAAGCTCGGGGTGCGGGTGCTGGACGGCCCCGACACGACAGTGACGTCGGTGACGCGCGATGTCGTGAGGCTTGCCGACGGGCTTGAGGTGCCGAGCGGCGTGACCGTCTGGACGGCCGGGTTCGGTGTGCCCGATCTGGCGGTGCGCAGCGGACTGACCACCGACGCCATGGGCCGCCTGATCACGGACGAGACGCTGACGAGTGTGGACGACGTGCGCATCGTCGCGGCCGGGGACGCGGCGGCACCGTCGGACCTGCCGCTGCGCATGAGCTGCCAGACCGCCCGTCCGCTGGGCGCGCACGCCGCCGATACTGTGCTCGCCCGGATCGCCGGTACGCCGCCGCACGTCCTGAACGTGGGGCTGTTCGGCCAGTGCATCGCCTTGGGCCGGCACGCGGCCACCGCCCAGCTCGCATCCCGCGACGACACGGCGAACAGGTTTCTCATCGATGGCCGCCTCGGCGCGATGATCAAGGAACAGGCGTGCCGGGCCACGCTCCAGGAGCTGGCGCGTGAGGGGCGCAAGCCAGGGGCGTTCACCTGGTGGTTCAAGGACCCCAACCGCCAGGAGTCGCTGCGGGACGGGCATGTCGAGGGGACGTCTGCCGAACGACCACGGACGGCAGGCTCGTGA
- a CDS encoding SDR family NAD(P)-dependent oxidoreductase yields the protein MKTALITGATDGLGRHVAVRLARAGTRVVVHGRDAGKAERVREEIAQAGGPDPVVVVADLADLRAVDVLGDEVTDHIPRLDVLVNNAGVGFGAPGAGREVSRDGIELRFAVNYLAGHLLTRKLMPLLTRSAPARIVNVASLGQAPLDFADLQTEHGYDGRVAYCRGKLAQIMDTFDVADELRDQAVTANALHPATFMATTMVREAGGTPMNTVETGGDALIRLVDDPSLNDVTGRFFDVRRDAKAEAQAYDPDARRRLREAADALIAAALRG from the coding sequence ATGAAGACCGCCCTGATCACCGGCGCGACTGACGGCCTCGGTCGGCACGTCGCAGTACGCCTCGCGAGGGCTGGCACCCGCGTCGTCGTACACGGCCGCGACGCCGGCAAGGCCGAGCGCGTCCGCGAAGAGATCGCCCAGGCCGGCGGCCCCGATCCCGTAGTCGTCGTCGCGGACCTCGCCGACCTGCGCGCCGTCGACGTGTTGGGGGACGAGGTGACCGATCACATCCCCAGGCTCGACGTGCTGGTGAACAACGCAGGCGTCGGATTCGGCGCGCCCGGCGCCGGCCGCGAGGTCAGCCGGGACGGCATCGAACTGCGGTTCGCGGTCAACTATCTCGCCGGCCACCTGCTGACCCGCAAACTGATGCCACTGCTCACCCGGTCGGCCCCGGCTCGCATCGTCAACGTCGCGTCCCTCGGGCAGGCCCCGCTCGACTTCGCCGACCTGCAGACCGAGCACGGTTACGATGGCCGCGTGGCGTACTGCCGCGGCAAGCTCGCACAGATCATGGACACCTTCGACGTCGCCGACGAGCTGCGCGATCAGGCGGTTACGGCCAATGCGCTCCATCCTGCGACGTTCATGGCCACGACGATGGTCCGTGAGGCCGGCGGCACGCCGATGAACACCGTGGAGACCGGCGGCGACGCGCTGATCCGGCTGGTCGACGACCCGTCCCTGAACGATGTCACGGGCCGTTTCTTCGACGTCCGGCGCGACGCCAAGGCCGAGGCCCAGGCGTATGACCCCGACGCGCGCCGCCGCCTGCGCGAGGCCGCAGACGCGCTCATCGCGGCGGCCCTGCGAGGGTGA